The DNA region CTCCGGATATGTGCGCCGAACGCGCTCATGCCCGAAGTGCAGATACTTGTCGTCGATGTCGATCAGGTCGATCTGAAAGTTGAATTCATGCGCACAGCCGGCGAGAATGACCGAAGAGCCTCCCATGTAAACGCCAAGGTCGACAACTTTCGTCAGTTTCTCGCGGAACGCAAAAATACAATTGAAGAGATCCCAGTAATAGGCGGCCGAGCATTGGTCCTCGTAGCCGACATCGAACCTGGCCGCCCGTTCGGCGATACGATCAAAGTGCGCGTTCTTGCCGCGGTAGGCCGCAAGATTTGCGCGATGACCGCTGTAGATCTGGATTCCAAGCTGCTTTTGGATGTCCGTCGCATCCAGGTGCTGGATCCCGGACGAAGGTTCGATGAACCCATATTTTCGGTCGGAGACTGTCATGTAAGCCGACTCACCCTGACGGAATCGACGGAATACTAGGCAAGTGAATGATCGCCCGCAAATGTCCAATTCAAATGGGCGATAGACGGATTCGCGGAGACGCCCCTCACCCGGAACTCATCTGCGATGCGTTCCGGCCTCTCCCCGCAGACGGGAGAGGCGAAGGTTGCGGCTAGACCAAATTCAGATCCTTCGGCTTGATGCCGGTGAAGATGCGCTCGAGGCTGGCCTGCTGCAGGCCGTAGACGTGCTGGATCAGGCCGCCGAAGAACGCGCGGTAGTCGGTCAGCACCGGATAGTCGCGGTTCTGGAACAGCGTTGCCTGCGCGACCTGGATCTGCTCGCCGGCCATGCGCCCGCCATTGATGCCGCCGCCCATCACCCAGTAGACGCTGCCATGGCCGTGATCGGTGCCGCGGTCGCCGTTCTCGCGGAAGGTGCGGCCGAACTCGGAGATCACGACCACCACGGTGTCGCGCCACATCGCGGGCCCGATCTCCTCGGAGAAGCCGGCGAGGCCGCGGCCCAATTCGCCGAGGCGGTCGGCGAGATAACCGGTCGCGGCGCCCTGGTTGACGTGGGTGTCCCAGCCGCCGACGTCGACGAAGCCGAGATTGAACTGCTCGCGCATCAGCCGGCCGATCCGTCGCGCCGACAATTCGAAGCCGCGCGGCGACACCGCACCGCGATTGGCCGCCATCATCTCCTCGGAGACGGATTTGTAGACGTCGTCGCGAACGCGAAAACCCTCCGCGACCGAATTGGCGAGATCGCCCTTCGCATACATCTCCCGGATCAGCCTGGCCTGGCGGTCGTCGACGCCGGGCTTGGAAACGCTGGCGATGCCGATGTTCGGGATCTGGGCGTGGCCGCGGAAGATCAGCGGCAATTGGTCGGTGAAGGAGATCGGCTTCACCCGCGTCAGCTCGACGGCCAGCCGGCTCATGAAGCCGGAGCGGTAGTCGCGGCTGCCGCCGACGGATTGCCCGAGCTCGATCGTGTCCTGGGTCTCGAAATGGCTGCGCGAGAGATCGTCGCTGGTGCCGGCGAACGGCACGAAGGCGATCTCGCGCTTGGCCCACAGCGGATAGATCGAGTCGCGCAAGCTTGGATGCAGGCCCCAGCCGGCATCGAGCGAAAGCGCCGCGTTCGGGTTGCCGGCATCGGGCCGCGCCACCGCGAGCGTCGGGCGCGAGGCGTAATAGAACTCGCTGCCTGTGGGCACGACCACATTGGCGGCGTCATAGGCGCCGCGCAGGAACACGACGAGCAGCCGCGCGTCGGTCGCGGGCGCAGCCCAGACCCGTCCGGCAAGCGTGAGAGACGTCGAAGCGGCGATGGCCTTGAGCAGATCACGGCGGTCCATTGGCGAACCTCCCTTTCAGTGCATGAACTCCGGGGACGACAGATAAAGCGTGTTCCAGTCCTGCGGCGACACCGCCTGATCGAGCGCGGCGAGCGTGGTCGGGCTCAGCGTCTGCCTGATGGTCGTGAAATAGAGCCCGTTCATCACCAGCGGAAACGCCGGCCGGTCGACTGCGTTGGGCTCGTTTGGCTTGAACAACCCGGCCGAGCCCGATCCGATCGCGCGCGCGATCTCGAAGCGCAGCATCATCTGCCCCGGACCGTTCCAGGCGGCCGACAGCATCGAATAGCCGTCCGGCGTCTCGTGATTGAACAGGCCCTCGGAGAGGCGATTGAGCCAGCCCTGGATCGGCAGCGTGTTGAGCACGACCTTGTCGTCATAGGCGAGCCGCACCGCCGACATCACGTAGAGCACGGGATCCTTGAATTTTGTAGTCCCCTTCAGGGTCACGGCAAACTCGGGCGCGTGCACCAGCGTCGACATCACAGCCGCGATATCGCCGTCGGTCCTCTGAAAGGTCTGCGCCATGCGCTGCACCAGCGCATCGGGCGGATTGTCCGACACGAAATAGGTCGCAAGCTGTTTTGCGATATGCGTGGCGGTCGCCGGATGGCGGCAGAGGATGTCGAGCGCCTCGTCGACTTCGGCAAGGCCCCTGCCCTTGATCTGATGACCGAGAAAGGTCTTGTCGCCATAGTCGTGCCGCGCCGGATTGAACTCGAAAGCGCCTTCGCGGACCAGCTGCGATTGCAGCTCGGGCTTCAGCTTCGGGTCCTCCGGCTTGAAGTCGATGCCGACGCCGGTGAGGATGCGCGCCAGCGCCTCGACATCGGCCTGGGTGTAGCCGGAGCCGACGCCCATGGTGTGCAGCTCCATGATCTCGCGGGCGTAGTTCTCGTTGAGATGGCCGGCCGCGTTGTCGGCATTGTCGAGATAGCGCAGCATCACGGGATGATGCAGCGTCGCGGTGAGCAGATCGCGGAACTTGCCGAGCGCATTGGCGCGGATGGCGCGGTCCTCATAGTCGCCGACCAGCACGCGGATGTTGGCCTTGTACTGGTGGACGTTGAAGTGGTTGAACCAGAACCAGGTCAGACGCTCGCGCAGCTGGTCCGGCGCATACAGCGCGTGCAGGATCGAGCGGGCCGCAGCCTGTTTGGCACGGTCGTTCATGGCCTGCTGGTAGACCTGCTGCGCCGCCTTCTTCTGCTCGGGATCGGCGACCTGGTTGGCCGACTTGCCCTGCTGGTCGAACGATGCGGCGATGTCGAACGGGAAGCGATGCACGTCCGGCATCGCCTCGATCTGGCTGCGGACCGCGGCCGGCAATGCGGAATTGGCCGGATGCAATTGCTCCTGCAGCCAGCGCTCGGCACCGACGTCGCGCAGATGCGCGGCGCTGGAGGCGCTGACGCCCCAGGTCAGGCGATCGAGCAGCGCGACGTCCTGTGCGTTGAGCTCGGCCGCCAGCGCGCAGCTCTGGCCGGCCATCAGCGCGGCCACCGCGCCGACGACGAGCGTGGCGACCGACCGCCCTCCACGGCGTCTGGTGTTGCTCATGGATGCTGACCTGCCCGGCTCATGACGTCACATCCTCAGCGTTTGCACTTGTTGGGCGGACACGGCGCCGGCCGCGCAGCGGCAGGCCTCGGCGGTGGCGCAGGACGCGGCGGCGGTGCCACGCGCTGCGCCACGGCCGGCCGTGGTGGCGGCGGTGCGGCGCGCGGGGCTGGCGCGGGACGCGGCGCAACGGCCGCAGCACGCGGCGGCGGCGGAGCTGCGCGCGGCGGCGGCGCGGGACGCGCAGCCGGTGGCCGGGCCACCGCGGTACGCGCCGGCGGCACAGGCCGCGCAGCCGGCGCCGGCCGCGCGGGCGCCGCGATCGCAGGCCTTACGTTGCCGGTCGGTGCGGTCGCCGCGTGCGTCAGCGGCGGTCTTCCTGGCGTCCTCGCGGCTGCCGCAGGTGCAGGTGTCGCTGGCGCCGCCATCGGCCTGGCACCTGGCCCCGGCCGGGCGTTGGCGGGTGCCATCGCCGTGGCGGGCTTGCCGGGCGCAGGCGCTGGCACGTTCGGGTGGACGCCCTGTTGTGGAGCGTTGGCGGGTGCGGTCGCGGTTTGCGGCAGCGGCGGTGCGTTCCTCGCTCCCGGCAGGGAGTGAGCACCAGCACCGGGCGCGCCCGGCGCGGCGCCCGGCGCCGGTCGCACAAGGGCGCCTGCGCCCGCTGGAGCGCCCTGCGGCCCGCCCGGCTGCACCAGATTGGCGCGCTGCAACGCGGCGGGCGGCAACGACGGGCCGCGCGAGATCGGCCCACCGGGGACGGCCGGCCGCATCCCGGCCGCGCTGAGCTGCGCCGGCGTCGGGTTCGGATTGTTGATCACCGTGTTGATGATCGTGGTGTTGTGGATGTTGTTGAACACGATGTTGTTCGGCGGCGGCGCGACATAGGCCGGTGCCGCGACATAGGCCGGGATCGGCACGAACAGCGGCGTCGGCAGAATGAACAAGCCGATCGGCGGCGGCGGGGGCGGCAGCACCACGAAGTCCGGCGGCGGTGGCGGCAGGAACACCACCGGCGGCGGTGGCGGCGGCGCGAAGCCAAATACCGGATCGCTGTAGTACAGCACCGGACGATCGACATATTCGATCTCATCCGGCGGCGGTGGCGGCACGTCGTAATCGATTGCGGCGAACTGCGGCGGCGGCGCCAGCGCGGCCGAGAGATAAGCGAGCCGGCGCCGTGCATCGGCCGCGTGCGGACCGCGCGGATAGCGGTTGAGATAGGACCAGTAGGCGTCCGGCGTGTCGGTGTTGTAGGTGCGCCGCCAGGTGATCGCCTCGCGCCGCGCCGCCACGATCGCGCGCACGCGCTTGGCGAGCGGATCGCTGGGATAGGCCTGCAGATAATCCTGATAGCCCTGCAGCGTGTCGCGCTCCAGCGCCGCCGCATAGGCATCCTGGGCCGGGAAATCGCGGATCGGCTTGGTGCGCAATCCGGCGTCGACTTGGGCCGGCGGCGCATCGGGCTTGCGCTCGAAGAACACGAAGGGCGAATCGACCTTCTGCGCATCCCATGGGATCTGCGCGCCCTTGGTCATCTCGTTGACGCGGAGCCGGACGCGGTCGAACACATCGGGCAGCGTGAGACCGCCGGTGCGGATCATCTCGGCCAGCGCCTGCGCATAGGGGCCATAGGGCGGCGCGCCGTCGGGAGCGATGGTGCCGGGCGCGGAGCTGAAGGCGATCAGCATTTTTGCTTCAGGATCGACCAGTGCAAGGCCGCCGGCGAGCGGCTGGCCATCCTTGGCGAACGGATTGCTGCGGGCCGCATCGAGCACGACCACGCCCGCCTTGATCGGCAGCGCCGCGAGCTGATGGGTGTAGTCGGACAACCGGATCGTCTCGACCGGCACGTCGGTGTCGCGGGCGATCTTGGCATCGACCGGCACGAAATAATTCTCGCCGGTCAACTGCACGCCGTAACCGGCGAGATAGACGAAGGCGACCGCGTTGGGACCGGCGTCCTGCACCTTCTGGACGAAATCGCGGAACGATTTGCGCAGCGTCTCGGCGTCGAGATCGCGCGCGCCGATCACATCGAAGCCGGCCGCCTGCAAGGTCTGCGCGATCAGCCCGGCATCATTGGCGGCGGTCTGCAGCGGGCCGGCCTCGTAGGCGCCATTGCCGACCACCAGCGCGAGCCGCTTCTCCTGGTCCTGCGCGTGCGCGGGCAGCGACGCGAGCGACACGAGACCGATGATTATCGCCCAGAAAAATCGCGCCGAAATTCGCGCCATGGCGGTCGTTCCTTTTTCTTCTCAGACATTGGCGAGTTGAATGGAAATGCTACGTCCGTGAACCCGCGCTGAACAGGATTGCAGCAATTGTGGCAATCCTTGGTCTGACCGGTCGCGTGCATCGGGAACCGGCTTCCCTGCGCGATGTCGTTCGGCGATATTGCATCGAGAAAACAAGGCGAGAGGAGCAATCGATGCCGATCGCCGGACAAGGCATGCTGCTGACATCGATGGATGTCGATCCCTTACACGAAGCTGAATTCAATCGCTGGTACGATCGCGAGCATATCGAAGAACGCGTCGCGATCGACGGATTCGTCGAGGCGCGCCGCTACGTCGCCCATGACGCCAAGCCGAAATATCTCGGCCTCTACACGACCGCGACCTTCGACGTGCTCGACAGCCCGACCTATCGCAAGGCGCTCGCCAACCAGACCGAATGGTCGAAGGCGAATATCGCGCGCTTTGAGAACATGATCCGCGGCGTTGCGCGCATCTCGATCAGCCGCGGCGTGGGCAGAGGCGCAGCGCTCGGCATCATCCGGTTGCGTCCGCCCGCCGACGGAGCGGAGAAGCTGCGCGATGCGTTGCGCGAGCAGCTCGATCCGTCGCAGCTCGACGGCATCATCTCGATGCATCTGCTGGAAAACGATCCGGTGCTGTCGAAGCCGCTGACGCCGGTCGCCGCGAAGGCCGATCCCGGCGCCGGCGACTGGTTCGTGCTGATCGACGCCACCGAGCCGGGCACTGTGCCATCGGCTGCGGCGCGCATCACCGACAATGCCGCGTTCAAGCCGCTGGTCGTCACCAGCGGCGTCTACCGCCTGCTCTGGGATCTCGCCAAGAGCGACCTGCCGCGGGATTAATCGGCGTCATGCGGTGGTGCGGCGTTCATGCTGCACCGCCGCATAACGCAATCGAGATTAACGCTGCGCGCACATCAGCCGCGCGAAAGCTGATGATCGGACAATTTAGCCTTTGCCTTCCCTGGAACGGCTCTAATAAGATAAGCCTATGATCCAATTCAAAAACCAGAACAACGCCGCGTGAGCGTTCGTCGTCAACGATAAGGCCGCGCATCAACTGGCATTTTCCGCGCGGGTCAAAGGTAGGAATGAAACCGACTGATATCTCGGCGCCGGACTACTTTCATAAAGTGGTCGATTGCCAATGGGCCTGCCCCGCACACACTCCAGTTCCTGAGTACATCCGGTTGATTGCTGAGGGGCGTTATAGCGACGCCTACATGATCAATTGGCAGTCCAATGTGTTCCCGGGAATCCTGGGACGCACCTGCGATCGTCCCTGCGAGCCGGCGTGCCGTCGCGGGCGGGTCGAGGAGACCCCGGTCGCGATCTGCCGCCTCAAGCGTGTCGCCGCCGATTTCAAGGACGACATCACGCACCGCCTGCCGCGGCCGGCCGCGAAGAACGGCAAGCGCATCGCACTGGTCGGCGGCGGTCCCGCCTCGCTCGCGGTGGCGCGCGATCTGGCGCCGCTCGGCTATCACTGCACCGTGTTCGACGGTGACCCCAAGGCCGGCGGCATGATGCGCAGCCAGATTCCGAAATTCCGGCTGCCCGACAGCGTGATCGACGAGGAGACCGGCTACATCCTCGGCCTCGGCGTCGAGTTCAAGGGTGGCCACCGCGTCGACAGCCTGAAGCAGCTGCTCTCCGAGAATTACGACGCGATCTTCGTCGGAAGCGGCGCGCCGCGCGGCCGCGAGCTCGAGATTCCCGGCCGCAAGGAGGCCGCCGCCAATATCCATATCGGCATCGAGTGGCTCGCCAACGTCTCGTTCGGCCATATCGACAAGATCGGCCGCCGCGTCATCGTGCTCGGCGGCGGCAACACCGCGATGGACTGCTGCCGCACCGCGCGCCGCCTCGGCGGCGACAGCGTCAAGGTGGTGGTCCGCTCCGGGTTCGAGGAGATGAAGGCCTCGCCGTGGGAGAAGGAAGACGCCATGCATGAGGACATCCCGATCCTCAACTTCATGGTGCCGGTGGCATTCAAGCATGTCGGCGGCAAGCTGATCGGCGTCACCTTCCAGCAGGTCAAAGCCGAATACGACGCCAATGGCCGCCGCAATCTGGTGCCTTCGGGCGAACCCGATCAGACCATTCCCTGCGACGACGTGCTGGTTGCGGTCGGCCAGGAGAACGCGTTCCCCTGGATCGAGCAGGATTGCGGCATCGAATTCGACAAATGGCACATGCCGAAGGTCGATCCCAAGACGTTCGTCTCGACCAATCCGAAGGTGTTCTTCGGCGGTGACGCGGCGTTCGGGCCGAAGAACATCATCTGGGCGGTGGCGCACGGCCACGATGCCGCGCTCTCGATTCACAGGATGGTGTCCGGCGAGGATATCAACGAACGTCCGCTGCCCGAGGTGCACGTCTCCTCGCAGAAGATGGGCATCCACGAGTGGAGCTACGACAACGACATCTCCACCGACAAGCGCTTCAAGGTGCCGCATCGCGACAAGGTGATCGCGCTGAAGGACATCCGCGCCGAGGTCGAGCTCGGCTACGACGTCAAGCTCGCGCTCGGCGAGGCGGAGCGCTGCCTGAATTGCGACGTGCAGACGGTGTTCGCAGCCCCGCTCTGCATCGAATGCGACGCCTGCGTCGACATCTGCCCGATGGACTGCATCACCTTCACGGCGAATGGCGAAGAGGATGACGTCCGCGAGCGGCTCAAGGCGCCCTCGCCGCATCACGACCAGGCGCTCTATGTCTCCGGCGACCTCAAGACCGGCCGGGTCATGGTCAAGGACGAAGACGTCTGCCTGCATTGCGGGCTGTGTGCCGAGCGCTGCCCGACCGGCGCCTGGGACATGCAGAAGTACCTCATCGATATGGTTCACGCAGGATCAACATGTCAGTCCAAAGCCCGATCAGCAGCGTAAACGACTTCGTCGTCCGCTTCGCCAACGTCAACGGTTCGGGCTCGGCCTCCGCCAACGAACTGTTCGCGCGGTCGATCCTGCGCCACGGCGTGCCGGTCTCTCCACGCAATATCTTCCCCTCCAACATCCAGGGCCTGCCGACCTGGTATGAGGTGCGCGTCACCGAGCAAGGCCATCTCGGCGCCCGCGGCGGCGTCGACATGATGGTGGCGATGAACCCGCAGACCTGGGACAAGGACGTCGCCGGCATCGAGCCCGGCGGCTATCTGTTCTACGATTCGACCAAGCCGATGCCGTCTTCGAAGTTCCGCGAGGACATCAACGTCATCGGCGTGCCGCTGACCGCGATCACCAATTCGACCTACTCGGATCCGCGGCAGCGCCAGCTGTTCAAGAACATCATCTATCTCGGCGCGCTGTGCGCGCTGCTCGACATGGACCCCAAGGTGGTCGAGCAGCTGATCGGGGAGCAGTACAAGGGCAAGGAGAAGCTGTTGTCCTCCAACGTCCATGCGCTGCATCTCGGCCGCGACTGGGCGCTGCAGAATTTGAAATGCCCGATCGGGCTGCGCGTGAAGAAGTCCGACAAGGTCGGCGACCGCATCTTCATCGAGGGCAACAGCGCGGCCGCGCTCGGCGCCGTCTATGGCGGCGCCACCGTCTGCGCCTGGTATCCGATCACGCCGTCCTCCTCGGTGGCCGAAGCCTTCACCGGCCATTGCAAGAAGTACCGCCACGATCCCGAAACCAAGCAGGCGAAATACGCCATCGTGCAGGGCGAGGACGAACTCGCCTCGATCGGCATCGTGATCGGCGCCTCCTGGAACGGCGCGCGGGCCTTCACCGCGACCTCGGGTCCCGGCATCTCGCTGATGACCGAGTTCATCGGCCTGTCCTACTTCGCCGAGATCCCGGCCGTGATCATGAACATCCAGCGCGCCGGCCCCTCGACGGGCATGCCGACCCGCACCCAGCAATGCGACGTCATCGCCTGCGCCTATGCATCGCACGGTGACACCAAGCATGTGCTGTTGTTCCCGGAAGATCCCGCGGAGGCTTTCGAGTTCGCGGCGCACGCCTTCGACCTGGCCGAACGGCTGCAGACCACGATCTTCCTGATGCTCGACCTCGACATCGGCATGAACCACCGGCTGTGCCGTCCGCTGAAATGGGACGACGCCAGACAATATGACCGCGGCAAGGTGATGACATCGGAGATGCTGGAAGAAGGCCGCGACTTCGGCCGCTATCTCGACGTCGATGGCGACGGCATCCCCTATCGCACCTATCCCGGCACCCATCCGACCAAGGGCTCGTATTTTACCCGCGGCACCTCGCGTGACCGCTATGCGCGCTATTCGGAGGAAGGCGCCGTCTACGCCGACAACATGCAGCGCCTGGTACGCAAGTTCGAGACCGCGCAGGACATGGTGCCGCGGCCGCTGCAGGCCAATGCCGGCAAGCCGACCAAATACGGCGTGATCTATTTCGGCTCGACCTCGCCGGCGATGGACGAGGCGATCGGCCTGCTGGAGGCGCGCGGCCATCACCTCGACCGCTTACGCATCCGCGCCTTCCCGTTCCACTCCAGCGTCGCGAGCTTCATCGCCGACCATGATTTCGTTTACGTGGTCGAGCAGAACCGCGATGCCCAGCTGCGCCAGCTGATCGTCAACGAAAACGGCATCGACCCCGTCCGGCTGGTGCCGATCCTGCACTATGACGGCACGCCGATCACCGCGCGCTACATCGCCAACGCGATCGCCGACCACCAGGACCATCTCAAGGTGACCCCTCTCCGCAAGGCCGTGTCATGATC from Bradyrhizobium genosp. L includes:
- a CDS encoding FAD-dependent oxidoreductase: MKPTDISAPDYFHKVVDCQWACPAHTPVPEYIRLIAEGRYSDAYMINWQSNVFPGILGRTCDRPCEPACRRGRVEETPVAICRLKRVAADFKDDITHRLPRPAAKNGKRIALVGGGPASLAVARDLAPLGYHCTVFDGDPKAGGMMRSQIPKFRLPDSVIDEETGYILGLGVEFKGGHRVDSLKQLLSENYDAIFVGSGAPRGRELEIPGRKEAAANIHIGIEWLANVSFGHIDKIGRRVIVLGGGNTAMDCCRTARRLGGDSVKVVVRSGFEEMKASPWEKEDAMHEDIPILNFMVPVAFKHVGGKLIGVTFQQVKAEYDANGRRNLVPSGEPDQTIPCDDVLVAVGQENAFPWIEQDCGIEFDKWHMPKVDPKTFVSTNPKVFFGGDAAFGPKNIIWAVAHGHDAALSIHRMVSGEDINERPLPEVHVSSQKMGIHEWSYDNDISTDKRFKVPHRDKVIALKDIRAEVELGYDVKLALGEAERCLNCDVQTVFAAPLCIECDACVDICPMDCITFTANGEEDDVRERLKAPSPHHDQALYVSGDLKTGRVMVKDEDVCLHCGLCAERCPTGAWDMQKYLIDMVHAGSTCQSKARSAA
- a CDS encoding DUF1501 domain-containing protein, which codes for MDRRDLLKAIAASTSLTLAGRVWAAPATDARLLVVFLRGAYDAANVVVPTGSEFYYASRPTLAVARPDAGNPNAALSLDAGWGLHPSLRDSIYPLWAKREIAFVPFAGTSDDLSRSHFETQDTIELGQSVGGSRDYRSGFMSRLAVELTRVKPISFTDQLPLIFRGHAQIPNIGIASVSKPGVDDRQARLIREMYAKGDLANSVAEGFRVRDDVYKSVSEEMMAANRGAVSPRGFELSARRIGRLMREQFNLGFVDVGGWDTHVNQGAATGYLADRLGELGRGLAGFSEEIGPAMWRDTVVVVISEFGRTFRENGDRGTDHGHGSVYWVMGGGINGGRMAGEQIQVAQATLFQNRDYPVLTDYRAFFGGLIQHVYGLQQASLERIFTGIKPKDLNLV
- a CDS encoding caspase family protein, which codes for MARISARFFWAIIIGLVSLASLPAHAQDQEKRLALVVGNGAYEAGPLQTAANDAGLIAQTLQAAGFDVIGARDLDAETLRKSFRDFVQKVQDAGPNAVAFVYLAGYGVQLTGENYFVPVDAKIARDTDVPVETIRLSDYTHQLAALPIKAGVVVLDAARSNPFAKDGQPLAGGLALVDPEAKMLIAFSSAPGTIAPDGAPPYGPYAQALAEMIRTGGLTLPDVFDRVRLRVNEMTKGAQIPWDAQKVDSPFVFFERKPDAPPAQVDAGLRTKPIRDFPAQDAYAAALERDTLQGYQDYLQAYPSDPLAKRVRAIVAARREAITWRRTYNTDTPDAYWSYLNRYPRGPHAADARRRLAYLSAALAPPPQFAAIDYDVPPPPPDEIEYVDRPVLYYSDPVFGFAPPPPPPVVFLPPPPPDFVVLPPPPPPIGLFILPTPLFVPIPAYVAAPAYVAPPPNNIVFNNIHNTTIINTVINNPNPTPAQLSAAGMRPAVPGGPISRGPSLPPAALQRANLVQPGGPQGAPAGAGALVRPAPGAAPGAPGAGAHSLPGARNAPPLPQTATAPANAPQQGVHPNVPAPAPGKPATAMAPANARPGPGARPMAAPATPAPAAAARTPGRPPLTHAATAPTGNVRPAIAAPARPAPAARPVPPARTAVARPPAARPAPPPRAAPPPPRAAAVAPRPAPAPRAAPPPPRPAVAQRVAPPPRPAPPPRPAAARPAPCPPNKCKR
- a CDS encoding DUF1800 domain-containing protein, encoding MSNTRRRGGRSVATLVVGAVAALMAGQSCALAAELNAQDVALLDRLTWGVSASSAAHLRDVGAERWLQEQLHPANSALPAAVRSQIEAMPDVHRFPFDIAASFDQQGKSANQVADPEQKKAAQQVYQQAMNDRAKQAAARSILHALYAPDQLRERLTWFWFNHFNVHQYKANIRVLVGDYEDRAIRANALGKFRDLLTATLHHPVMLRYLDNADNAAGHLNENYAREIMELHTMGVGSGYTQADVEALARILTGVGIDFKPEDPKLKPELQSQLVREGAFEFNPARHDYGDKTFLGHQIKGRGLAEVDEALDILCRHPATATHIAKQLATYFVSDNPPDALVQRMAQTFQRTDGDIAAVMSTLVHAPEFAVTLKGTTKFKDPVLYVMSAVRLAYDDKVVLNTLPIQGWLNRLSEGLFNHETPDGYSMLSAAWNGPGQMMLRFEIARAIGSGSAGLFKPNEPNAVDRPAFPLVMNGLYFTTIRQTLSPTTLAALDQAVSPQDWNTLYLSSPEFMH
- a CDS encoding 2-oxoacid:acceptor oxidoreductase subunit alpha, with product MSVQSPISSVNDFVVRFANVNGSGSASANELFARSILRHGVPVSPRNIFPSNIQGLPTWYEVRVTEQGHLGARGGVDMMVAMNPQTWDKDVAGIEPGGYLFYDSTKPMPSSKFREDINVIGVPLTAITNSTYSDPRQRQLFKNIIYLGALCALLDMDPKVVEQLIGEQYKGKEKLLSSNVHALHLGRDWALQNLKCPIGLRVKKSDKVGDRIFIEGNSAAALGAVYGGATVCAWYPITPSSSVAEAFTGHCKKYRHDPETKQAKYAIVQGEDELASIGIVIGASWNGARAFTATSGPGISLMTEFIGLSYFAEIPAVIMNIQRAGPSTGMPTRTQQCDVIACAYASHGDTKHVLLFPEDPAEAFEFAAHAFDLAERLQTTIFLMLDLDIGMNHRLCRPLKWDDARQYDRGKVMTSEMLEEGRDFGRYLDVDGDGIPYRTYPGTHPTKGSYFTRGTSRDRYARYSEEGAVYADNMQRLVRKFETAQDMVPRPLQANAGKPTKYGVIYFGSTSPAMDEAIGLLEARGHHLDRLRIRAFPFHSSVASFIADHDFVYVVEQNRDAQLRQLIVNENGIDPVRLVPILHYDGTPITARYIANAIADHQDHLKVTPLRKAVS
- a CDS encoding DUF4286 family protein, whose product is MPIAGQGMLLTSMDVDPLHEAEFNRWYDREHIEERVAIDGFVEARRYVAHDAKPKYLGLYTTATFDVLDSPTYRKALANQTEWSKANIARFENMIRGVARISISRGVGRGAALGIIRLRPPADGAEKLRDALREQLDPSQLDGIISMHLLENDPVLSKPLTPVAAKADPGAGDWFVLIDATEPGTVPSAAARITDNAAFKPLVVTSGVYRLLWDLAKSDLPRD